The genomic interval tttcgtctaagatatagggttagggttgcaatagggttttaagTTCGGTTTAGGTTTAGGATAGCATAttgtgttaaatccagggtcgaagttggtcattcctttaatgtgtggaatttgcagcagagcaattgtcgccagagcaaatgtcatggaacccagTTGAAAACACTGGTGAATTTCTACTGAAGTAACCATGTTCACACTTGTTTGCTTTTGTTACAGTTTTGATCCTATTCTAAAATACATTGATGATCAGTATGAACGTTACCTCAATGATGAGAGCGGTCTCAACAGAAGAAACATTGTAGATAACAGAGTCCATTGCTGCTTCTATTTCATCTCACCTACTGGTCATGGGTAAGTTAACATCAAGATCATATTAAGGGGGGACCCATGTGTCTGCACCTAAAATTAGACTAAAGACtaaaatgaatttcttttatGGTTAACAAAACTTCATTTGATTTCATTCCTTATATTCTGGAGAGTAATTGTGCCAAAAATCTCACCCAAATAGGagtatttgaaaataaaaactcacAGTCTGGCAttttgagataaaaaaaataatggtgtcCCATATCTGCACATCCATTATCTGTACGTGTAACTTAAAGTTTCATTGGGAGGAACTGTACAATGTCCCAGGGAAACTCTCACAAAATTCCTCAAAAACAAATTCTTGCATCTATATAGAGACACAAATGGTCACTAGTCCATTTGAATTTTGTCTATTTGTATGATCAGGGGATTTTATTCAttgtgaaaatttgatatttatcattgtgTGATCAGGTTGAAACCACTCGATGTTCAATTCATCCAAGCTCTTCACAACAAGGTCAACATTGTGCCTGTCATAGCCAAGTCTGACACACTCACCAAGCGAGAACTTCTCAAGCTCAAACATAAGGTACAACCATCAGCTATCTAGAGGGCATCTTTGTCAAAGTCTATAAGAATAatgttttagatttatttattctttcagACTATGCCTCATGGCCACATGAAACGTAAGGATATAAAGTAATTTTCAATGCCTCTAGCAGCTTGAAAGGTAAGGTGTTTTGGATAAGACCATGCACTACCACTGTGCTGCTAAACTGGATTACATGGAGATAGTCCTAAGCTTTTGtctaaaaaaaagattttttaggACAGCTCAGAAAAAGCCCTATTTTATGACATAAGCGGCAATCTTATTTTGCCTAGAAAAAGTTCTGTAcagaattacaaaaatatatttcaaacaatatgaGGTAAATGGAGCTTTTAATAAGctgttttaaaaaagaacaaaaagaataaCATGGTATTGACAACTCACCAACAATATTGTAGTACTTGGTGCTCTTATATTCTTTGACTTatctcatgtatttttttaaaggtactTGATGAGATCCATGACAACGGTATCAAAATCTACCACATgccagattcagattcagatgaAGATGAGGATTTCAAAGAACACAACAAACAGCTCAAGGTAGGAGTGAGAAccttattatatatttttttatatcttgacCCATCGTTGTCATTGTTTTCACCgtaattaaacaattttttgtggATCAACTTTAAACTTGAATCCTGGATATGTCGATGAGGATGATCTCGTgaaattttgaggaaaaattttgaaggtcaaagatcacagaggtctttaaatacatgaaaatatctTGTTCTCGTGATAACCAAGTAACCATTTGAGGGATAAACTTCTAACCTGGCTCATTTATGTGATGGGAGTGACAATGGTCTGTTTACATTTTGGTATCACAAGGTCCAAGTTCAAAGACCATTCAGGTCATTTGGAAATTTTAGATGATAGGTGGACCTCTGTTTCTGATCTGCCAATGATGGAGGCATTAAGTAGAGAATCCAAGTATTTTTCTTTCTGCACTATAAGTCTAAGCTTAATCATCTCTTGTTATGTTCATTCTCAGGCTAGTGTACCATTTGCTGTATGTGGATCAAGTCAGCTGATTGAGGTCAAAGGAAGGAAGGTCAGAGGTCGTTTGTACCCATGGGGTGTAGTTGAAGGTAGGTTTTAAGTACATAGGAAGAAAAACccttacattttattttatgacatGTGGATATTCTTTTAGAAGCCTGTTCATTGATCTACAGGTATGAATAAAGAAAACCTCTCACTTTGTTTACATGACATGTGTCAGGGTTTAGGCAGGTGCATTGCCTGACAGATTCATGGATAGTCTCATCACAGCgttaaggccctgtcacatcatTCCGTGCCAGCCTTGCGAGTGACTTGCGGGTAACCACTTTTGCTACCCGGAGGTCGCCCGAATTAACAGTAATTCACATGTATCTCACGCAGTTGCCCGCAGAAGCGCATGCAAGTCTGATTTGCacgcagaaaagttttgaacatgctcaatACTTTGTTGCGGGTGAGTTGCGGCAAGTCTTGCACAGAGCTATGTGACAGTGCATGTAGCATTCTGAGGAAAGCCTTTTGTCCACATTTTACCACACGGTAAAGACGGGGAAAATAGTTCAAGGTTGTAAAATAGTATATAATCAACTTGACTTGAGACCCAGAGGAGAGTACCTTTacagaaatattgaaatatcattaACTCGACTGAGGTTGATTGGCTTTTTCTCCCCTTTTGCCTACGTTTGTGTGTAATTTGTTGATCACCAAGGTAGAAGATATGcataataactttgatattaCGATCATTGTTTATGTTTCTTAAATAATATATGCATCTCTTTGTCACTCTCTTTGTCATGTTCACCCCTATCTCCAGTTGAGAATCCTGACCATTGTGACTTTATCAAACTGAGGAGTATGCTGATGTAAGTTTattacattaattttctttGGTAGAAATAAATCCCAGTTGTGGAAACAATGTAAAAAGCGATCAAATTGCCTCAAAGAATACCATTCAGTGTTTGGATaaacattgagaaaaaaatacatgtactacatggTTCTGTTAGAAAACGTGTATGTTGCTGAGAAATGGCTAGAATTAACATTGCATTCCAGCCAAATATTAGgtattttccaagcaataaaaatacactctcccacatgtgcttatctgaGTTGGGGATCTTTagttttcagcttagattttacgATTCAACAGAGTTAGATTATGTAAATGAACCAGATCAAGATCTACCATGATGTTGCGataattaaccttgatttgaaAGTCATTCTCATGATACAATTGTTTGCTTGCAACTTCATGTACTACTAGTATCCTACAATGTATTTGAAAATTGTTATAAGGTAATATATGATTTGTGTGATTTCTTCTTCATCTGTAGAGCATATATGGAGGATCTAAAAGACGTTACCCATGAGGTACACTATGAAGCCTTCAGATCTGAGAAACTAGCCAAGTCAGGTGGTAGTGCTGCTAAGAAACCAGCTTCGTAAGTCATCTACTTTCATATTTAGTGTTCAAAGGGCCAGAGGGGGACATGCACTAAATCTTTGAATATTTGGAGTTTGGGATATACAGAAAATCACATGCTGTCCTTGTTCAGATACCTGTAGATAGATATCAGTAATATGCAAACattcttggggggggggaattagcAAGAAAAAGATAGAAAATCTTTTTCTTGCTAATTTACCCCCCAAGAAAACtgatatattttcatgtttagaATTTTGTGCCTTTTATATTTCTAGTAATGTGtaatttattcaatgttatgtatttttttgttaccTTGGGTAAAATTTGGGTTCATATTGACTGAATATTTCACAGTTTGTAAGTAATTATAATGGGTCTGGTTCTTTCAGACTACCTATGAATTAGTTATGCGAGctcaaagtttttattttaataagttTTTTATTGTGTAATATGGATTGAACACTCGTGAATTTCAGCCTGCTTTCCCAAGATATTATCTGAATGTCAAAGAAACAATACCTGTCAATTAAAACTGTCACTTGTATCTTAATTTCAGCAGTAGGAGAGCAGGGTCAACATCAGAAGAACCTTCAAGTGAGAAGGATCGTATGCTCTTGGAGAAAGAAGCAGAGGTATGGACTGCCCTCTATTGTTCCAAAAAGATTTCCACATGTTTAATATGATCTTTAACAGTGTCCTCTTTATTTAGCTTGTTATGTAGCTTATCACTTTCTTTTGCCCATATTAGATGTTTGGTGTAAAGCTtgtgtattttgtatttaaacatAAGTGGCAGTTATGGTAGTAGCCATACCAAAACGATAATATGATATAATCACCACATAGTATTTTgtatatacaaattaaaaaactgTGCCAAATGGTAGAAAATATGTTATTGCTGAGAAAGCAGCATGGTATTCCTCACAATTGCTATGCCTTTTCCAagcaacaataataatcataataattggtagattttttttaataggatgCAAGCACAacttatacactgtcccacatgaaCTTAGCTGGAAAAGTGATCACCAGTGTGATAATTTTTCAGCATAGatttatcatttcataaaaGTTAGGTTTATCCAAATAttccagatctagatctaagaTGGTATGGTGACAATTAACAAGTAATCATTATTTGCTGCAATTACATTAGTTTTGCAGTAAtatgtatcattttatttgttgttATTGTGTAGCTACGTCGCATGCAAGAGATGTTGGCTCAGATGCAGAAGCAGATGCAGCAACAGGCTCAAACAGGAAGTCTCCATTCTGAAGAAGTCTAGAAGAAAGAGATAGCTGTACAAACAATCATGGTGAGTATTAATAACCTATCTAACCCAGAGATCTTTCTTCAGGTCAAAACAGTTTAGTTTCCTTCTGTACCCCATGATAGAGAAGAACTGGTTTAATTCACGCTTACTTCAAGTGGTACTTGTAaattattaccccccccccaaatttttattttgaacttTGGTGTTTAGCTTACAAGAGGAACCATACAATGACATATCTCCATGGGACCCCTGAAACTGAAGTTACTCCTTTTGgcttattttagtaaaaaaatcttttttaatAGCAGAACAAATTTCACTGTGAATATACTACCTACATCTTCTAAATTTTGACTCTTTATGTCACATGTTTAGGCCCTTATTGATGGAACCTCCCATATAATGAATTATTCACTCaattgaatttgtattgtataactttttatctcatttcttttatcaaTCTTATCAGTATTATGAAATCATCTACTGCTGGAATACTATTGGGACCACCATTGCTGTTACCAGAAACTTTACCACTTCCTGTTCCTCCATCATAATTACTGGTCAAGAAGATCAGCCATCTGGAAAGAACTGATACATCAGGCATTTTCAATTACACTGTGGTGTTGGTGTTAAGAACATGGCTGCTGAGCTGAAGCTTTAACACCAGCTGTTGGTGTAGAAAACAATACCTGTAGTAATAATGATTGCTCAACATAGAGTGACATCAACTCCTAAATCAGCCCTATTGTTTTGTGTTGCTGGTGTTAgtgttttcataaaattgattCCTACACCAGTATTTAGAGTTCAGTGTTGCTGGTGTTTGTGTTGCCACAATGCCAAACTCCACACTAACCTCATTTTGAATTTAGTGTTATTGCTGGTGTTTATGTTATACCAACACCATCACCAGCcatcaacaccaaacttgatATTACCCATTATCTAACAGTAAAAGATAATGAGCCATAGAACATCTACAGTTGGTAAACCCACaacaggaattttttttaaattgatcaaAATATTGGTGCTGTTAGAAAATATTGTCTGCAAGACCTGCCTAAATGCATAAGGAGATACATGCAATGTTTATTATTGATTGTAACTTTAAGACCAAAAGTTGCACCAATTGTACAATTCATTGTATCTTTTATGTTACGGGGTCTTTAAGGGTCTATGTGTATAGTGAGTTAGAAAATTTAGTTGAGTTTATAGAAGTATTGCATATAAATGGAAATAAAGAGAACACAGTAATGTCACCCTTCTTCAGACTAATAATGTTGATATTGACTACTCATCTAAATCCTTGTTACAGAATTGTCCTTTTCCTAATGTTAGCCCCCCGTATAGAGTACATAGAAGTGCCACATGAATACTCCACAGGGAGTAGCGAATGTACAGACATGGCTGGCAAACCCGGAATCTGACGATTAGGGATTGCAAAACTCATTGAATCATTACATATGTTGCAGCTTatcattatgttattattttcagCATTATCGACTATTGTCAATCTAAGGTTTGAGGAAAGAATGAACAAAAGTGAGTGAATGGGAGAAATGTATGGTATCCAggattttaaaatcatttataaatagGAATTGTGCTGTAGAAGGAAATATGATTGGCACGAGTTGGTTAAATATTTACTAAAGTAGTTTGCAAACTATGCAATACATgaattgaaaatgtaaaattaagCCCATGTAAGTGCACATCTAGCctttgaaaatatgtttatatGACTTCTGATGATCCCATAGACACCTGTTCCATGCTCTGTCCCGAGCTAGCATGCAGATGTAGATACTAATTAGAGATGCTTTATTATATGCTAGTTGGTCTAAAATCTAAGATTTATCTGACATCACTGTTGCTTGATACACTTGGTCCACTAGTAATCCAATTATCACTTGGCCTATAACACCACTTGGGCCAACACCACTTGGGCTCATAGTCATTCATTGCAATGATAACAGTTTTATAATTATTGCCTCTTTGTCCACTTCATAGTCTTTTCCCATTTTGTCTTGTGACCATTGGTTCATTTACTGGTTTGTCTTAGCGCATAGTCTAAAATGTAAGTGCAAGGAACTTGCAATCTCAAGTCAGTTCATGTCccccaatcaatcgtaaatcaTGAAATTAGTTCTAAATTTGCAATTGGTTGCTGGTCTGCCTCTTGCAATATTTTATTCGACAGTTAACATGgaaacagtgcttctcagccaatcagaatcaaggaaagatgtcagaatCGATTTGCTTTGGTTAGAATCGATCTAAATTTGCAACTGATATTTGTATTCAATTGCAAATAAGTTACATCAACTGTCGTGTGGTTAGACCAAATGGGCATAGCCAGATTTGACATCAGATTGAAAagcaagtgggaattagaccaaACCTTTAAGgagaattggacaaaattgtatAGCAATTCACCATTTCAAAGAAGGCAATATTAAAATGCATTACAAGGGATTAGTACCATTGGAATCATGAGCGCGACCTGTTGGAATGTGACTTTGTATCTTGCAAAAATAGTCTTCCTGCTATAGGCAAAGATAGGTATCATTCTACTCCTTTTTGTGTCAGACTTCAATCCTTTGAACACACATACATAATGATATTCAAAAGCATTTGAAAAGTTtagattttttcttttcaagcaATATCAATTTTTGCTGCATGGTTACGGGAAGCTCTCACTTTGATCATACCATCTGTATTCTGATGATAGCCTGAATAAACCGATGTGTGGTTTTTGATGTACCGTATGCAAGTTCTGTGTATACACTATTTATGTTGCCTTGTATAGCAAACATATACCATCTATGTATAACATGTTTTATATTCATTGGTGTATTTAATGACTAATATTTAGTGCTATTTTGACAGATAAGTTATATGTCTTATCTACAactaattttttgtttataaagcAACATGTaccttttttaatgtaattagttatttttattattttgatacttATTTTGTGtatactatttatttatttagttatttgttGACTCTTTAGGAAAATCACACCATACTTGGCTGATATgacttcatttttcatttctgtagGATCTTGGTGATAAAGATATTTTTAGAAACCTTTTGCCATCTCTGTTTTCCAATGCTGCAAATT from Lytechinus pictus isolate F3 Inbred chromosome 2, Lp3.0, whole genome shotgun sequence carries:
- the LOC129254603 gene encoding septin-2B-like isoform X1 — translated: MAADRAAFSNPETPEYVGFANLPNQVHRKSVKKGFEFTLMVVGESGLGKSTLINSLFLTDLYPERHIPSAAEKIDKTVSIDASTVEIEERGVKLRLTVVDTPGYGDAINNNDCFDPILKYIDDQYERYLNDESGLNRRNIVDNRVHCCFYFISPTGHGLKPLDVQFIQALHNKVNIVPVIAKSDTLTKRELLKLKHKVLDEIHDNGIKIYHMPDSDSDEDEDFKEHNKQLKASVPFAVCGSSQLIEVKGRKVRGRLYPWGVVEVENPDHCDFIKLRSMLIAYMEDLKDVTHEVHYEAFRSEKLAKSGGSAAKKPASSRRAGSTSEEPSSEKDRMLLEKEAELRRMQEMLAQMQKQMQQQAQTGSLHSEEV
- the LOC129254603 gene encoding septin-2B-like isoform X2 yields the protein MAADRAAFSNPETPEYVGFANLPNQVHRKSVKKGFEFTLMVVGESGLGKSTLINSLFLTDLYPERHIPSAAEKIDKTVSIDASTVEIEERGVKLRLTVVDTPGYGDAINNNDCFDPILKYIDDQYERYLNDESGLNRRNIVDNRVHCCFYFISPTGHGLKPLDVQFIQALHNKVNIVPVIAKSDTLTKRELLKLKHKVLDEIHDNGIKIYHMPDSDSDEDEDFKEHNKQLKASVPFAVCGSSQLIEVKGRKVRGRLYPWGVVEVENPDHCDFIKLRSMLIAYMEDLKDVTHEVHYEAFRSEKLAKSGGSAAKKPASRRAGSTSEEPSSEKDRMLLEKEAELRRMQEMLAQMQKQMQQQAQTGSLHSEEV